Within Coriobacteriia bacterium, the genomic segment GGCGGGTTCCTGATTCATCGAGAAGTCTAACAGCACTATCTCTCCACAGGCTAACACGGCATATCCTGCCGCTAAGATGTTACATGCTGCATTTACGTCTGCATTGGCTTCATGGCCGCAAGCGGTGCATTTGAATCCGGCTTGGCTTGTCCGGTTTTCAGCTGCTATGTGGC encodes:
- a CDS encoding transposase, yielding HIAAENRTSQAGFKCTACGHEANADVNAACNILAAGYAVLACGEIVLLDFSMNQEPAEAIQAYA